In Camelina sativa cultivar DH55 chromosome 13, Cs, whole genome shotgun sequence, the genomic window TCCCAATCGCGCTCTATGGCTTTCAGCTTTCCGTGGCTCCCTCCCTTCGTTCCTCTCCTCACACTCTTTACCACCGCCTCCGCCGcttgaaaaccctaatccttcaTCCACGAAGGAGATCCTCTCTCAATTCAATTCCCTCCAGACTCAGCTCTTCGAAGCCGTGACAGAGCTACAAGAGATCCTAGATCTTCAAGACGCGAAGCAGAAGGTTGCGCGTGAGATCAAATCAAAAGATTCATCTCTTCTGGCATTCGCCAACAAGCTCAAGGATGCGGAACGTGTTCTGGATATGCTCGTAGACGACTACTCGGATTATCGCAAACCAAAGCGAAGTAAAACTCTAACTGAAtctgagaaggaagaagaagaagatgatgacaatgttacttcttcttcaaccacagTATCGTCTCAGCTCAAGCTAAAGGACATTCTAGCTTACGCTCATAAGATTAGCTACACCACATTCGCTCCGCCTGAATTTGGTGCAGGACAAGCACCTCTCCGTGGTGCATTACCACCAGCTCCACAAGACGAGCAAATGAGAGCTTCTCAGCTATACACCTTTGCTGATCTCGATATCGGTTTACCGAAAAATGTAGAAAACATGGAGAAGAAGGTTGAAGCACTCATtgagccaccaccaccaccggaaGCTATGGATATCTCAGCAATTCATAACCTGCTTCCGCCGAACATCGCAGTTCCTTCAGGATGGAAACCAGGAATGCCAGTGGAATTGCCAAGAGATTTACTATTGCCACCTCCTGGATGGAAACCAGGCGACCGAGTTGTGTTACCACCACTGGAGTCAATCGCTGCACCCAGAGCAGAGGATCAGCAACATATGCGACCTCCTCAGGGACTTCACAGACCGCCTGATGTCATACAGGTCCGAGCTGTCCAACTGGACATTTTGGAGGATGATGATAGCAGCGATTACAGCAGCGATGATGCAAGCTCTGATGACGAGGAGTAATCAACATTGTGGTTGGTTCGCTAATTCTTGAGTGAAATCTTTTTAcctggtttggttttgtttagcaTTGTTTTTATGTGGATAGATGTTTTAAGTATCAGTGTGTTTGATGTATCATAATTGTTTCTCATTACTCAGGGTTTCTAGTAAAGTGTCAACTTATAGTAAAACTCAGGACGTTCAACTGGTGGAGTTTATGCAACTTGACAACATTTGATTTGAATCATCGATCTCTCTACAAATCCCTGGCATACTAATAGTAAGTGGGCTTTTTCTGACAAAATCAAGCCCGTTTAAGTATTATTAGGTAGCCCATTTAGATTTAACCTGTTGAATCCGGACTAGCCACGTGGTCGAATATTTTAGGGGTTAAATTTCCGACTCTTGCAAATAAAATGTGTTCTtcgaattaaaataaaataaaaaaatctgacAAAAATATCCATTcgtttctcttctccttctggCTTTCACTCTCGCTTGGTTCTTTTCTAAGTTTATACTTCTTCTACCTCTCAATGGCGGACAAGCTAGCTCTCCCTCTTCTCCTTCCCGGTACTCCTTCCTCTAAACCCTTTTCTCACGACCAAAACCACCATCTCTCTCGGACCCCTTTTCTTACTACGTCACTTTCGTCACCACCTCCTCCGCCGGTAGAGCCTCTTCTCCACGATGTATTCCTTCACCATAACCCTAATTCCAGACAACCCATCAGCTCTCAAACGCCTAGAAACCGTAACCGGACGCGAATTGGCAAGTCACGCGACTCTAACCTCGGTAAACCTTGGTCTTACCATGGTCTCTCTCCACAAGGTCAGCAAGTTCTACGTTCCCTCATCGAACCCACTTTTGATTCCGGTCAGTTAGATGCTCTTCTCTCTGAGCTATTCGAGCCGTATAAGGATAAACCTGAGTCTACCTCGTCGGAGTTATTAGCTTTTCTTAAAGGATTAGGATTTCATAAGAAATCCGATTTGGCTCTGCGTGCTTTTGATTGGTTCATGAAGCAAAATGATTACAAATCCATGTTGGATAACTCTGTTGTTGCTATAGTTATCAGTATGTTAGGTAAAGAAGGCAGAGTCTCTTCCGCTGCAAATTTGTTCCATGGGTTACAGGAAGATGGGTTTTCGCTTGATGTCTACTCTTATACTTCGTTGATATCAGCCTTTGCTAATAGCGGAAGGTACAGGGAAGCTGTAAATGTGTTCAAGAAGATGGAGGAAGAAGGTTGTAAACCGACTTTGATAACTTATAATGTTGTTTTGAATGTGTTTGGGAAAATGGGTACTCCTTGGAATAAGATTACCTCTCTcgtggagaagatgaagagtgATGGGATTGCTCCTGACGCGTATACCTACAACACGCTTATAACTTGTTGTAAACGAGGCTCTTTGCATCAGGAAGCTGCTCAGGTTTTCGAAGAAATGAAGGCTGCAGGGTTTAGTCATGATAAGGTTACTTACAATGCCCTGTTAGATGTTTATGGTAAGTCTCATCGGCCTAAGGAAGCTATGAAGGTTTTGAATGAGATGGAGCTCAATGGATTTTCTCCAAGCATTGTGACTTACAACTCCTTGATCTCTGCGTATGCTCGGGATGGCATGCTTGATGAGGCGATGGAGCTTAAGAATCAGATGGCGGAGAAGGGAACGAAACCTGATGTTTTCACTTACACAACACTTTTATCGGGGTTTGAGAGGGCTGGGAAGGTCGAATCTGCTATGAATATTTTTGAAGAGATGAGAAACGCCCGGTGCAAACCAAATATTTGTACTTTTAATGCCTTTATAAAGATGTATGGTAACAGGGGAAAGTTTGCTGATATGATGAAGATTTTTGATGAGATCAACGTGTGCGGTCTCTCCCCTGACATCGTCACTTGGAATACGCTATTGGCAGTCTTTGGCCAAAACGGGATGGATTCAGAAGTATCAGGTGTATTCAAGGAAATGAAGAGAGCTGGATTCGTACCCGAAAGGGAAACTTTCAACACCCTAATCAGTGCGTATAGCCGCTGTGGTTCGTTTGAACAAGCTATGACTGTCTACAGGCGAATGCTTGATGCTGGAGTCACTCCTGACCTTTCCACCTATAACACTGTGTTGGCAGCTTTGGCTCGTGGAGGAATGTGGGAACAATCTGAGAAAGTTCTTGCAGAGATGGAAGATGGTCGGTGCAAACCGAATGAGTTAACTTACTGCTCTCTACTTCATGCATATGCGAATGGCAAGGAGATAGGTCTGATGCATTCTCTAGCAGAAGAAGTGTATTCTGGAGTTATCGAGCCTCGAGCTGTGCTTCTGAAGACCCTAGTCTTGGTTTGTAGTAAGTGTGATCTTTTGCCAGAGGCTGAACGTGCGTTCTATGAGCTCAAAGAAAGAGGGTTTTCACCAGACATAACCACATTAAATTCCATGGTCTCTATTTATGGAAGAAGGCAGATGGTGGCAAAGGCGAACGAAGTCTTGGACTACATGAAAGAAAGGGGTTTCACACCAAGCATGGCGACCTACAATAGCCTCATGTATATGCATAGTCGGTCTGCTGATTTCGGAAAATCAGAGGAGATCTTGAGGGAAATACTGGCTAAGGGAATCAAGCCAGATATCATATCATACAACACAGTCATTTACGCCTACTGTAGAAATACTCGGATGAGAGATGCATCTAGAATGTTCTCAGAGATGAGGGATTCAGGGATTGTCCCTGATGTTATCACGTACAATACGTTTATCGGTTCTTATGCAGCTGACTCAATGTTTGAGGAGGCCATGGGTGTTGTTAGGTACATGATCAAGCATAGTTGTAGACCAAACCAGAACACCTACAACTCAATTGTCGATGGATACTGCAAGCTAAACAGGAAAGATGAGGCGAAATTATTTGTCGAAGATCTGAGGAATCTTGATCCACATGCTCCCAAAGGCGAGGATCTCAGGTTACTGGAACGGATACTGAAGAAATGGCCATAGTTAATTGTTGATGAGAAATCGCACAGTGAACTTGTCAAACCCTGACTTCAAATCTGCTGTAAGTGTTAATTTTTTACCATAACTACCATGCTCGTTGAGCATGTGTGGCACCTTTTGTGTTTGTACTTAGAGAGAAAAAGTCTCACCATATGCCTTCAAATATTAATTGGGATAAACTGTTAGAAATAAGAATATTTCATAGTTAATGTGTGTTAAATCTGTAATCATTCCAATGAATGAAGGAGTATTGTTGCCCTTTGTGATATATGTAGACATATCAACTGCTGGCTTTGGGATTGATTTCAATCTAACCATGAAATATTCTGAACATTGTGTTGTTGCAGAGGGAGGTCCTGAACACGCTTGTAGCTGTTAGTGCAAGATAAAAACTCAACAAGTGATAAATCTTCTTGGTGACTCATAGTAAGAATTGTCTGTGCATAAGAGTTAAATGTGTATTGACCATAACTGTTAGAATCCCAGATTAGCTGTTAGAAGCCTGATCATGTTGTTCTCTTAAGGTTCGTATTAAGAGTTATTATGGCTCTTACCTAATGGTCTATTTGATCTCTGCATTAGGTGTATTGTGTCAGATGCTTCTCACAGTTATCGTCTGAGAAGAAGATAACCGAGGCGTCACAAACAAAAGAGACACATATGGCAGTATCGGTCAGAACAGTACGTCCGGGgatggtaaatatatatatgagtcgAAGTGTGTGTAGAAAATTGTTAGAAATTGTATCGTCTTTTCGAGAGTTGTTCGTGTCTTATTTAGTTTCTCTTACAGCTAGTAAGTCTTATTAAGTGAGATACATCATACATATACAGTAGTGTGTCTTCCATGTTTTCTctcgagctttttttttttttttgttcttgtttgttgtcAAGAACCAATATTCCAAAACGCGGTTAACAATCAGGAAACCGAACCGTGTTGGTGAGTCCTATCAAATCAATGCAAACCAAAGCAGATAAATCAAATTGAACCAAATCAGAGCTAAACCGAAAAAGAAGTCCTAAAATGTTATGTCATCTATCACAGATGGGCTTCTCATAAAGCCCAATATAATTTAGCTGGACTGCAAAGAAAAGATAAACCGACTCCAATTATTAACGTCAGtgaatttccttttatttttttttcttcttttaacgtTTCAgtaagtaataataatacacgCTCCACTCTCTCCAGATAATATCACAATCTTCATCTAACGgttcaaaacaacaaatagaaaaaaggaaatagttAAGATTAAATCCTGACCGTCGGTCATAATATTCCTATATCTATAAATTGTATTAACACGCTCCACACTCTCTGttaacttcatcatcttctcttttcttcttctcgggTCTTCGTTGGTGATgtgatcttcatcatcatcatcatctcgttCGTTCTCAATTGTTGtgacttcttcgtcttcttctagggtttggtatctctctctcaattgcTTTTTATTTTCGTCATTGCtctgttattattattcttcttcttcttcttcttcttcttctaggtttactaagtttcttcttcttcttcgtctttgcaGGTGTTTGTTTCGGAAGAGAATTTATGATCCCAATCATCGCTCAACGCTGCCCCCCCCCGCTTCGTCTTGATCCGTCGCTGTCTAGGGTTTTgcttgctttctctctctctctctctctctctcttttgtttctgtaATTTTTTGTCACTCGTTTCCTCTGTTTCGTAAATAGCTTCTGATTTTTCACTTTAGGGTTTCTAATTTGAACATGTTATTTTCACTTTGGGGTTTCTAATTCcttctgtttccttttttaGTTTGTTGATTTAAATTTGTATTAGTAGATGCTATGAATTGATTGATCGGTAATGTGGCTTTTTGATTGATCCTTGTCGTCAAGCTTTGATGAATGAGGGTTTATTAATTGGTAACTTatctgtgtgtgtgtttttcagGAGGAATTGAAGGAATGGGATCAGTAGTGTCTCTTGCTCCTTGGTGATGCTAATGTAAAGATGACCGAGAGATtactgtaagttttttttttttccaatgttaCATATTACTGTAGGGTAGCTACTGAAATTGTTGGAACAAAGTTACAT contains:
- the LOC104734299 gene encoding mediator of RNA polymerase II transcription subunit 4-like produces the protein MLQHQIVQSPARLGLTGPGSPSVQNXLSSRPXHPTSSSSSQSQHQQIQQQQQPNLLPSSTVVAASSASVSSAISSSALLSLLPPLPRAQALLQQMAVLTSKLFDVSPNRALWLSAFRGSLPSFLSSHSLPPPPPLENPNPSSTKEILSQFNSLQTQLFEAVTELQEILDLQDAKQKVAREIKSKDSSLLAFANKLKDAERVLDMLVDDYSDYRKPKRSKTLTESEKEEEEDDDNVTSSSTTVSSQLKLKDILAYAHKISYTTFAPPEFGAGQAPLRGALPPAPQDEQMRASQLYTFADLDIGLPKNVENMEKKVEALIEPPPPPEAMDISAIHNLLPPNIAVPSGWKPGMPVELPRDLLLPPPGWKPGDRVVLPPLESIAAPRAEDQQHMRPPQGLHRPPDVIQVRAVQLDILEDDDSSDYSSDDASSDDEE
- the LOC104734298 gene encoding pentatricopeptide repeat-containing protein At5g02860; translated protein: MADKLALPLLLPGTPSSKPFSHDQNHHLSRTPFLTTSLSSPPPPPVEPLLHDVFLHHNPNSRQPISSQTPRNRNRTRIGKSRDSNLGKPWSYHGLSPQGQQVLRSLIEPTFDSGQLDALLSELFEPYKDKPESTSSELLAFLKGLGFHKKSDLALRAFDWFMKQNDYKSMLDNSVVAIVISMLGKEGRVSSAANLFHGLQEDGFSLDVYSYTSLISAFANSGRYREAVNVFKKMEEEGCKPTLITYNVVLNVFGKMGTPWNKITSLVEKMKSDGIAPDAYTYNTLITCCKRGSLHQEAAQVFEEMKAAGFSHDKVTYNALLDVYGKSHRPKEAMKVLNEMELNGFSPSIVTYNSLISAYARDGMLDEAMELKNQMAEKGTKPDVFTYTTLLSGFERAGKVESAMNIFEEMRNARCKPNICTFNAFIKMYGNRGKFADMMKIFDEINVCGLSPDIVTWNTLLAVFGQNGMDSEVSGVFKEMKRAGFVPERETFNTLISAYSRCGSFEQAMTVYRRMLDAGVTPDLSTYNTVLAALARGGMWEQSEKVLAEMEDGRCKPNELTYCSLLHAYANGKEIGLMHSLAEEVYSGVIEPRAVLLKTLVLVCSKCDLLPEAERAFYELKERGFSPDITTLNSMVSIYGRRQMVAKANEVLDYMKERGFTPSMATYNSLMYMHSRSADFGKSEEILREILAKGIKPDIISYNTVIYAYCRNTRMRDASRMFSEMRDSGIVPDVITYNTFIGSYAADSMFEEAMGVVRYMIKHSCRPNQNTYNSIVDGYCKLNRKDEAKLFVEDLRNLDPHAPKGEDLRLLERILKKWP